A part of Paenibacillus donghaensis genomic DNA contains:
- the pulA gene encoding type I pullulanase — translation MNSNYINAVSLTELYTGKDLGLQYGTLSSVFKVWAPSAFSVAVVVYETGGAESAAGPAGTVEDHGHVNLMRRNDNGVWQAEVAGDLKGKYYMYRAVYADGSMEEAADPYARAVSANGVRTAIVDLRDTDPEHWEQDVSPSLPHPADAVIYELHVRDFSAHQSSGMRYKGKFKAFTETGLRDAAGNMIGIDHLAELGITHVHLMPVFDYQTVDELNRPEAERPEAYYTDYNWGYDPQHYNVPEGSYSTDASDPGLRIREFKEMVQALHSQGIAVIMDVVYNHTYAVEKGPFEPLAPDYFYRRDYTGRLSNGSGVGNELATERPMVRKYIKDSLAYWATEYHIDGFRFDLMGLMDSVTMREITEELRLEVNPELLLYGEPWTGGDSPLATKTLKGVQRGKGYAVFNDNFRSAIKGDSDGWGRGFITGEHGREGAIASGIMGAIHDFTESPVETVNYVTAHDNLNLWDKLLAVQGLRQQARFPVMENGRLKDGGSVEAAVAAADPYVGVDPEHVLDNEIVRRSLLASGIILASQGIPFLNAGDELLRSKYGDHNSYRSSDAINAIRWSGKQVFQPVFRYYKGLIELRRAHPAFRLHGRQEIERSLQFLRCEGGVVSYMLKDHAGGDSWQHIVVIFNANTQPVIQDLTGVSGSWNVVVDHSGAGTEVLRRVEGQQVELEGLSMMVLYDRSSEPGPRAKVIEVHYERPDGQYQGWNLWVWGTGIQDGQNDFRQMEDGRAVARIEVLPDTQSIGYLLRLNDWEEKDGEGDRFIDCSSDDELIRVLVRDRESSEDGTVGDSLQLTS, via the coding sequence ATGAACAGCAATTATATAAATGCAGTATCGCTTACGGAACTATATACAGGCAAGGATCTCGGGCTGCAATATGGGACTTTATCCAGCGTATTCAAGGTGTGGGCGCCTAGCGCTTTTTCGGTAGCGGTAGTGGTGTATGAGACTGGCGGAGCCGAATCGGCGGCAGGGCCGGCTGGTACTGTGGAAGACCACGGCCACGTAAACCTGATGCGCCGCAATGATAACGGGGTATGGCAGGCGGAGGTAGCCGGAGACCTGAAAGGCAAATATTATATGTACCGTGCAGTATATGCTGACGGCTCAATGGAGGAAGCGGCAGATCCTTACGCAAGAGCGGTGTCTGCCAACGGCGTTCGGACAGCTATTGTCGATCTGCGTGATACCGATCCCGAGCATTGGGAGCAGGATGTTTCGCCTTCGCTGCCGCATCCCGCCGATGCTGTAATCTATGAGCTGCATGTACGCGATTTCTCTGCTCATCAGAGCTCAGGCATGCGCTACAAAGGCAAATTCAAGGCCTTCACTGAAACCGGCTTGCGGGATGCTGCAGGAAACATGATCGGCATCGATCATCTGGCCGAGCTTGGCATTACCCATGTGCATCTTATGCCGGTATTTGACTATCAGACAGTGGATGAACTGAACCGTCCGGAGGCTGAACGTCCGGAAGCCTATTATACCGATTACAACTGGGGATATGATCCGCAGCATTATAATGTTCCTGAAGGCTCCTACAGCACAGACGCATCTGATCCGGGCTTGCGCATCCGTGAATTCAAGGAAATGGTGCAGGCTCTGCACAGCCAGGGCATCGCGGTTATTATGGATGTTGTCTATAACCACACCTATGCCGTAGAGAAAGGTCCTTTTGAGCCGCTGGCGCCGGATTACTTCTACCGCCGTGATTACACTGGACGGTTGTCCAACGGTTCCGGGGTTGGCAATGAGCTGGCTACTGAACGCCCGATGGTACGCAAATATATCAAGGATTCACTTGCCTACTGGGCCACAGAATATCATATTGACGGGTTCCGCTTTGATCTGATGGGTCTGATGGACAGTGTGACGATGCGGGAGATTACCGAAGAACTGCGCCTGGAGGTCAATCCCGAGCTGCTGCTCTATGGAGAGCCGTGGACCGGCGGTGATTCGCCGCTTGCTACCAAGACGCTGAAGGGGGTGCAGCGCGGCAAAGGCTACGCTGTATTCAATGACAATTTCCGTTCGGCCATTAAAGGCGACAGCGATGGCTGGGGCAGAGGGTTCATAACCGGAGAACACGGCAGGGAAGGTGCAATCGCATCGGGAATAATGGGAGCGATTCACGACTTCACCGAGTCTCCTGTGGAGACGGTCAACTATGTGACAGCCCATGACAATCTCAATCTATGGGATAAACTGCTGGCTGTTCAAGGCCTGCGGCAGCAAGCCCGCTTCCCTGTAATGGAGAACGGCAGGCTGAAGGATGGCGGGAGTGTCGAAGCCGCTGTGGCAGCAGCGGATCCTTATGTGGGGGTAGACCCCGAGCATGTGCTGGATAATGAGATTGTACGCCGTTCCTTGCTGGCGAGCGGAATCATTCTGGCTTCGCAGGGCATCCCCTTTCTGAATGCGGGAGACGAGCTGCTGCGCAGCAAGTATGGCGACCACAACAGTTACCGCAGCAGCGATGCCATCAATGCGATCCGCTGGAGCGGCAAACAAGTCTTCCAGCCGGTATTCCGCTATTACAAAGGGCTGATCGAGCTGCGGCGGGCACATCCTGCCTTCCGCCTGCACGGACGGCAGGAGATTGAGCGTTCGCTGCAATTCCTGCGCTGCGAAGGCGGCGTGGTCTCCTATATGCTGAAGGATCATGCCGGAGGCGACTCATGGCAGCATATTGTAGTTATATTCAATGCAAATACGCAGCCGGTTATCCAAGATCTTACCGGCGTATCTGGGTCATGGAATGTAGTCGTGGACCACAGCGGAGCCGGAACAGAGGTTCTGCGCCGAGTTGAGGGGCAGCAGGTGGAGCTTGAAGGACTGTCGATGATGGTACTCTATGATCGGAGCAGCGAACCAGGGCCGCGGGCCAAGGTCATTGAAGTGCATTATGAACGCCCGGATGGCCAATACCAAGGCTGGAATCTCTGGGTATGGGGAACGGGAATTCAGGATGGGCAGAACGATTTCCGCCAGATGGAGGACGGCCGCGCCGTAGCCAGGATTGAAGTGCTCCCGGATACCCAGTCCATTGGCTATCTGCTGCGGTTGAACGATTGGGAGGAGAAAGATGGAGAAGGCGACCGGTTCATTGACTGTTCAAGTGACGATGAGCTGATCAGGGTACTGGTGCGTGACCGAGAAAGCTCCGAGGATGGAACCGTTGGCGATTCCCTGCAGCTGACCAGCTAA